The nucleotide window ttGGCTTATAATACTGTGTAAGTTGAATGTGATAAGTTTGAcctgaaattatgaaaatatacaaactacATATTTATCTATGATTAActgataataaattaattaaattaaataaagacaAGGTAATGTAGAAAAGTttcaaacacaaattttaatccAGAAAATAATTTATCATACCATAGATTTtcaaaagtgaaaaaatgtaaTAGAATTTTTACTGAACTattgaccaaaaatatattttgaacgtCAGGAAATATCATTAGAATTTTTATACAGGATCAGGTGATAGCAGGAACCAacaatatttcatgaaattaaaTCTTGCAATATAACAATATACTATTTAATACACAATAACTAATCTGAACTCACCACGTCCATGCAATTTTTGGAGGTTATTAAAAATGCGGGTATTTCCAAAAACGTGGGTAATAACAAAAAAGATTCTGAATAAAAAGAACTATTTTAATACATCAATTCTCTCAAATATGTAAAGTGGGATTCATCGTGAggtttaattttcaattgtcCCAAATTGTACAGTTGTATTATGAAAATTAGTGTTCTGTTAGAAATGAAAATCCGGTGTTTTATAGTGAAATTTTGTTCAGTGATGATGCACATTTCTGGCTCAATGGAtacgttaataaacaaaattgccgtATTTGGGCTGAAGAGTGCAACCCGAAAAGTACCAAGAGCTACCATTATATCTATTAAAAACAACGGGATCATTCTTccatatttcttcaaaaatgagGAAAATCAGAATGTTACCGTCAATGGTAACCGTTATCGCACCATTTTAACGGACTATGTGCTACCTAAAATTCAAGCGCATGGCCTCGGTGAGCTCTGGCACTTAATGTGCTTTGAAATAGAGATACCTACCAGTCGCTATGCTCGAACGAGTCGCCCAAAATTGGACCTTCCGAATGGACCACCTCAGACGTAGTCATGGCCGACATTTACATGATATCGTTTTCAAACAATAAATgccatacatttttcttttagccgataacaaaaattttaagtcgtccactttcaaatttatatgttttattttacattataaATCAAACCTGACGATGAATCAATCACccattataaatacataccatACTTATACCAATTACTGTAATATGAATAATAGGCAAAATACGAATCCACCAATATGCGTACAAAAATCATCGATAGCACTGCAATTATCGATAAtccaaaactattttgaaactGCTCAAACATTTCATAAATCATTTGATAGGTTTTTTGCTTGTCGACCAATTTTTTACGTAAAAACTCTTCAAATCCTTTAAAACCACAACCGTAAGCCACAAATCTTGaatagtcaaccattaaatttaaatcctGTTGAAGTTTCACTAATTCCAAGCGTATTAATTCTATATGGAATATAAATTGCATATTACGCATATATACCACATACAGTAATGGTGAAAATATACTCCAAGAGAGAATTAAATGTCTCGATTTATCCTgatatacaataaatataaacatcaTTATAAACTCAAAAACAatgatgatgtagaaaatgaTTAGAAAGCGGCCATTTTGCAATAATGCCTTGAGATCGCAAAATTTCGTTTCGTCTGCTGATGATTTTTTCTGCAAGCAGttatatattttccaaaatttttttaatgaatttcttttgaaaatagcTTCCAAATAAGAGCATGTCACGGCTATGTCAGCAAATACAACTTTAAGAACATCATTGAAATAGCCAAAGGTATCGCCTCGATATAAAAATTCTTCTCTGCTAAAAATTGCCACAGCGGTGAGTGTATTGAAACATACTAGAAGTAACCAGGACCATAACAGTAGAAAACGTTCTATTTGAAGATTATGTTTAAAGTTATTATTAACCGTAATTGTACAATAACCAATTATGGTAAAAACGTGGAAATGTTTCAAGAGAATTTTCGACATTCTTAGTGTCATGTTAATTGTTTAACTGTTACTTACTTCTTACTGGTTTTCGTCAATTGAgtgtaaataattttacacTTTGTAGGAAACAGTGGCGTGGGATTTTTTTCTGGCATTTTATTaggtatttataaatgtatccaAGTCTTCATAAAACTACacatagacaagataatttaatagcaagaGAGTTTAAAAAATTGCGTATGGAATGAAGCCTGACCTTCCCACAAATAACCACATATGTATCATTCCTTGGGCAAATGCAGGCAAAGTAGTTCTATACTACAGAAGACAAAAAACTTTTTCGTAACTTCACAAAAAACattactaataaataaaaacacgaaattttacacataatataaacatttagtaaaatattttaagttggtTTTTAAGTACATACCTCCGGTATTGTAATcttttttggtaaaatcttaattataaacaatttaaaaaaaaaatcactttttccctaatgcaatttgttttacttttttcagcttgaaaactctatttaaaaaatgtaaactttcatagtagtttatatataaactgaGTGGCAAATTGGCATACATTTTTGGCATTTATGTCGTCGAAGTGTTAGGAATTGAaccgtaaattttttttcaaaaagcgaaagttgaacaattgaatttttgccgcaaaaattggaaatgggcCATAGTGCAATGTATAAATAGacaatttagttcttaacaaaacattattttaatttttcaaattggacgaaaattgtaaaagttattaaacttttcattaatacgttttttagtat belongs to Calliphora vicina chromosome 4, idCalVici1.1, whole genome shotgun sequence and includes:
- the LOC135958301 gene encoding gustatory receptor 8a-like; this translates as MFIFIVYQDKSRHLILSWSIFSPLLYVVYMRNMQFIFHIELIRLELVKLQQDLNLMVDYSRFVAYGCGFKGFEEFLRKKLVDKQKTYQMIYEMFEQFQNSFGLSIIAVLSMIFVRILVDSYFAYYSYYSNWYKYESFLLLPTFLEIPAFLITSKNCMDVVKLITFNLHSIISQFNNTNSIISTQLQNFSLQILHQRICINGIGITRMDGYMLTRVIGSITTYMIFFIQFMPKFKNFQDEKKN